The Molothrus ater isolate BHLD 08-10-18 breed brown headed cowbird chromosome 1, BPBGC_Mater_1.1, whole genome shotgun sequence genome includes a window with the following:
- the RNF152 gene encoding E3 ubiquitin-protein ligase RNF152, with the protein METLSQDSLLECQICFNYYSPRRRPKLLDCKHTCCSVCLQQMRTSQKDLRCPWCRGITKLPPGYSVSQLPDDPEVIAVIAIPHTSEHTPVFIKLPSNGCYMLPLPLSKERALLPGDIGCRLLPGSQQKSLTVVTIPAEQQPLQGGLPAEAGAEEPDRRGAVKSSTWSGVCTVILVACVLVFLLGIVLHNMSCISKRFTVISCG; encoded by the coding sequence ATGGAGACCTTATCCCAGGACTCTCTGCTGGAGTGCCAGATTTGCTTCAACTACTACAGCCCCCGCCGGCGGCCCAAGCTGCTGGACTGCAAGCACACCTGCTGCTCCGTGTGCCTGCAGCAGATGAGGACCAGCCAGAAGGACCTGCGCTGCCCCTGGTGCCGTGGGATCACCAAGCTGCCTCCGGGGTACTCTGTGTCACAGCTGCCCGATGACCCCGAGGTGATCGCCGTCATTGCCATCCCCCACACCTCGGAGCACACCCCTGTCTTCATCAAACTGCCCAGCAATGGGTGCTACATGCTACCCTTGCCTCTCTCCAAGGAGCGGGCGCTGCTGCCGGGAGACATTGGCTGCCGTCTCCTGCCCGGCAGCCAGCAGAAGTCCCTGACGGTGGTGACGATCCCCGCGGAGCAGCAGCCGCTGCAGGGCGGCCTTCCCGCCGAGGCGGGAGCGGAGGAGCCGGACCGGAGAGGCGCTGTGAAAAGCTCCACCTGGTCGGGGGTGTGCACTGTGATCCTGGTGGCCTGTGTCCTGGTCTTCCTCCTGGGCATCGTCCTCCACAACATGTCGTGCATTTCCAAGCGCTTCACGGTGATCTCCTGCGGCTga